In Bacteroidales bacterium, the genomic stretch AAACAAGGAAGCTTTGCTGTGGGCGGGACAGTGATTAGTAATCCCGGCACATTTAACCCTTATACTCGAACACCTGCGGGACAGACCTTTCATGGCGACCATGCGTACATCGTCTATCAGATCCCGGAGAAACCCCGCAAGTTTCCTTTAGTATTCTGGCACGGTTTTGGGCAGTTCTCTAAGACATGGGAAACCACCCCCGACGGACGGGAAGGCTTTCAAAATATTTTCCTGAGGCGTGGTTTCGGGGTATATCTCATCGATCAGCCGCGAAGAGGTAATGCTGGTCGCAGTACCGTGGCAGCAACTATCACGCCTACAGCCGATGAGCAGGAGTGGTTTGGTACATTTCGCATTGGTATATGGCCCGATTATTTCCCGGGTGTTCAGTTCGCAAAAGATCCGGAAACGCTGAACCAATATTTTCGTCAAATGACACCCAACACCGGGCCTTTTGACATGGAAGTGATTTCGGATGCCGTTTCTGAACTTTTTAACAAAATCGGGCAAGGAATCCTCGTTACTCACTCGCAATCAGGTGGTCCCGGTTGGCTGACAGCTGTTAAAAATCAGCAGGTAAAAGCTGTCGTAGCTTATGAACCCGGCAGCAATTTCATCTTCCCGGAAGGAGAAGTGCCTCCTCCCATACATAGTTCTGCAGGCCCGTTGGCGGCGATTGGCGTACCGATGTCTGATTTTATGAAGCTCACGAAGATCCCAATCATCATTTACTATGGGGATAATATCCCCGACCAACCGATGGGAAATCCAGGCCAGGACGGTTGGCGTGCACGTCTTGAAATGGCCAGATTGTGGAGAGATGCCGTGAACCGGTACGGCGGTGATGTAACCGTGGTACATTTGCCCGAAATAGGCATCCATGGGAATACACACTTTCCATTTTCGGATCTGAACAATGTAGAAATCGCGGACTTATTATCTAAATTTCTGCATGATAAAGGTTTGGATTGATATGCCGACTTTCCTCCCTCTATATAATCCCTTCTCCCCAATTGTGCGAGGGGGCGAAAATTCGCGTAAATCCGTCGCATTCGCTTTTATCTGCGTGCAATTAAATAGTATAATCCCGTAACTTTGAATAAAAATCAGAATATGTGTAAGCGTTTCAATAAGATTAAAAATTCATTACTGATATGCATTCTGCTGGTGACCATCATTTCCTGTCAGCCGTATGCCGATCATCCGAAAGCTGTCCAAACCGCGCAGCTAAACCTGGAAGAAATAACAATTACCCAACTGCAGCAAGGTTACAGGGAAGGTAAATTTACCATTACTGACGTTGTCGAAGCTTACCTGGAACGCATCGATGCGATAGATAAAAATGGTCCACAACTTAATTCAATTATCGTCATAAACCCGGATGCCCTGCAAATTGCAGCGGAATTAGACAAAGAGATGGCAGCCGGAAAAACCAGGGGGCCTTTGCACGGAATTCCCATTATCCTGAAAGATAATATTGATACACGCGATAAAATGGCAACTACGGCCGGAGCCACTGCCTTAAGGAATTCCTATCCCCTTAAAGACAGTTGGGTTGCCAAAAAATTAAAGGAAGCGGGGGCAATTATTATCGCAAAATCTAATCTGAGTGAGTGGGCAAACTTCCGTGCCAGCTTATCTTCGAGCGGCTGGAGCGGAGTCGGGGGACAGACCAAAAATCCTTATGTGCTCGACCGGAACCCTTGCGGCTCAAGCTCCGGCTCAGGGGTGGCCGTGTCAGCTAATCTCTGCGCACTGGCTATCGGAACGGAAACTGACGGATCGATTGTCTGTCCGTCCAATAACAATGGCATTGTCGGGCTTAAACCAACTGTCGGACTGATCAGCCGTTCGGGGATCATTCCCATCTCTTTCACACAGGATACACCAGGGCCAATGGGCCGCACGGTGGAAGATGTGGCAATAAGCCTGGGCAGTTTAACCGGAATTGATTCGACAGACAGTAAAACACTGAATTCGGCAGGAAATTATCAAACCGATTATACTCAATATTTAAAAAAAGACGGACTCAAAGGCAAGCGCATCGGGCTTCTTAAGGAATCCATGGGGTTTCATTATAAAGTGGATATCCTGATGGATCAAACTGTTGCTTACTTAAAAAGCCAGGGAGCAGAAGTAATTGAATTGGAATTTGCTTTGCCTGCCGCGGTGGAAAAGGCTTCTTTACGGGTCTTGTTTTTCGAATTTAAAGACGGGCTAAATAAGTATTTTACAAGCCTGGGAAATGATTCAATCGTAAAGAGCCTTAGTAAATTGATCGCTTTCAATAAATCAGATTCAACAGAACTCAGGTATTTTGATCAGAAATTACTGGAAATGGCTGAAGAGAAAGGAGACCTGGAATCACCGGAATATATGGAAGCATTGGCCACGATGCTGAAAGGTACGAGGGAAGAAGGCATTGACAAACTCATGAATGAGTACAGTCTTGATGCAATCATGGTACCGACAGGATCCCCGGCCTGGAAAACAGACCTTGTCGATGGTGACCATTACATGGGTGGAAACTCTTCATTTGCTGCAATAGCCGGTTATCCGAACATCACGGTCCCTATGGGATTTATTGATGAATTGCCGGTTGGCGTTTCCTTTTTCGGAAGGGCATGGAGCGAACCAATCCTGCTGGAAATCGCTTACGGGTTTGAACAGGGCACGAAAATCAGGAAAGCTCCGAAATTTATAAAGACTGATTAATTATTAACTCCTAATTTTGAAATATAAATATTGTCGGATGACATGGAATTAACATCAGGAGATATAAAACTCAGGGGATTTTATAAAACTGATTGTGATAGATTGGCAGAACTTGCCAATAACGAGAATATCAGCCGTAATCTCAGGGATGGCTTTCCCCACCCCTACACCCTTGAGCATGCTGAAGAGTTCATTGTTTTTCAAAAATCTATATTCAAGCAGGATAAGTTATGGAACGAGATAAGATTTGCTAAAATTAACGGTTCTTAAATAAATAGTATGTCTGCAAAAAAGAAAAATCACAAAGTAGATTCAAAAGAAGTAGGATTAGAATTAGGGTTATTGGTATTTAAGTTTTTCCTGAAAACTGAGTATTTGCATTATGGGTATTTTATTGACGGGCTTGAGGCAGATGCTGCTAATCTTAAGAAAGCCCATGAAAATTATGCTGAATTGTTATTTTCTCATATTCCCAAAGGCACAAAAACAATATTAGATGTCGGATGCGGCTCCGGAAAAACAGCTCAGCAACTGTTAGCAAAAGGCTTTAAAGTTGATTGTGTATCACCCAGTCAGATTTTGACAGCCTATGCAAAGAAGTTATTGGGCGATAAGGTTGATTTCTTTCAGTGTAAATTTGAAGACATTATCACGGATAAAAAATATGACCTGGTATTGTTTAGTGAAAGCTTTCAATACATCCCTATGGATAAATCTATCCCAAGAGCACTTGAACTTTTAAATCCAGGCGGTTATATTATGGTTAGTGACTTTTTTAACGCTGATCCTGATGGAAAATCCAAATTGGGTGGAGGGCATGATTATTATCAATGGCTTAAATTCAAAGAATCCTATGCCATAAAAACATTAGTCGAAAAAGACATTACTGCGGAAACCTCATTAACTATCGATATTGTCAATCAATTAAATACAGAAGTTTTGAAGCCTGTCTGGACTTCTGCCTGGGCACTGGGCGAAGATCGTTTTCCTGCCATTATAAAATTTGTCAGAAAGTTTTATAAGAAAAAAATCAGTAAGATGGAGAATAAACATTTTACAGGCCAAAGGAATGGTGAACTTTTCAGGAAATATAAGAAATACATGTTCTACCTGTTTCAAGCTGGGAAATGAAAAATTGCACTGAACCAATGGAAAGAAAAAAAGTCATCATTGTAGGTGGGGGATTTGCAGGTATACAACTGATTGAACACCTGGACCAGGATTTGTTTGATGTTTTGCTCATCGACAAACTAAACCATCACCAATTTCAGCCTTTATTCTATCAGGTTGCCACTTCACAGTTGGAACCAAGCAGCATTTCTTTCCCGTTCCGGAAAATATTCCAGGAAAGGAAAAATACGCAGATCAGGATGGCTGAAGTGTTGAGTGTTGATCCGCCTTCAAATACCATCAGCACTAGTATCGGAAGCTTTAAATATGACTTCCTGGTATTAGCCACCGGGTGTAAAACCAACTTTTTTGGAATTGAAAGCCTGGAGAAAAACACGTTCAGCCTGAAGACAACCTATGATGCTATAAAAATAAGAAACACTATTCTTCAAAGTTTTGAAGACCTGTTGTCTATTGATGAAAGTGAAAAAGAGTACCTGCTGAACATTGTCATAGTAGGTGCCGGGCCAACAGGTGTTGAATTGGCCGGTGCTTTTGCCGAGATCAAAAAAAACATCCTGCCTAAAGACTATCCATTAATCGATTTTAAAAATCTTAAAATTATTTTGCTGGAAGGAAGTGGCCATACGCTCAACAGCATGAGCAACATGGCAAGAAATACTTCTGAGAAATATTTGAAAACCATGGGTGTTATCGTAAAAACCAATGTATTTGTGAGTGATTACGATGGAAAAATAATAACGCTGAATAATGGTGAGTCCATAAAAACCAGGCGTGTAATATGGGCTGCCGGTGTTACCGGGAATATCATCAAAGGAATTGATAAAAAAGTTATAGTTCTGAATGGCCGCATGATTGTTGACAGGCATAACCTGGTAAAAGGCTGTTCGAATATTTATGCTATAGGTGATATAGCTTATATGGAAACACCTGCTTACCCCAAAGGTCATCCCCAGGTTGCCAATGTAGCCATCAACCAGGCCAGGAACCTGGCAAAAAATCTTAAATCATTGCTGAAAAATAAGCCGCTACGGGAATATGAATACAGAAATATGGGTTCAATGGCTACGATAGGTAAAAATAAGGCTGTCGTCGATCTGCCATTCATCCGGTTTCAGGGATATTTCGCCTGGTTTGTATGGATGTTCCTGCACCTGATGCTGATATTAAGCATCCGGAATAAACTGATTGTCTTTTTTAACTGGGCCATAAACTATTTCACAAAGGACACTTCACTTAGATTGATATTGCAGGAGAAGAACCAGGATAAATAAGTTCAAAGTTCAAAGTTCAAAGTTCAAGTTCAAAGGTTTTAAGTTCATCTTTGCACTTTGAACCTTGCATTTTGAACTGAAATCCATCCCTCCATGCCTCCATGCTTCCTTTGAAAAGTAAAAATAAAATTTCAAGTGATGAGAAAACTTATTTTATTTTGAAATCCACATAAAAAATATTTTATCTTTGTTCATTATTATATAAGAATTATTCTTATTTAAGAAGTGTTCCATGAAAACTGATCGGATAAAAAGCCTTCTTCAGAACAATGGCTTGAAAGTCACGCCCCAGCGCCTGGCTGTTCTCGAAGCAGTGAGCGAATTGAAAAACCACCCTACGGCAGACCAGATTAATGAATACATCAGGACTAATCACCCTAACATCGCAACGGGAACGGTTTACAAGACTCTTGAGACCTTTGTCGGCAAAGGAATGATAAAAAAGGTCAAGACCGAAAAAGACATCATGAGATACGATGCCATCCTTGAAAAGCATCACCATTTATATAGTTCTGAATCGGAACGGATTGAAGATTTTTACGACCAGGAACTTAATCAATTGATCGACAACTATTTCAAAAACAAGGATATCCCCAATTTTAAGATTGAGGACATCAAACTTCAGATCATCGGGAAGTTTACCGATTCGAAAAACTTTAAAAATCACACTTAATTAATCATTTAAAAATATATAAACATGGCAAAGAAAAAACTGACCACAGCTTCAGGCAGGCCATTCTTCGAGAATGAAGACAGTATGACCGCCGGCCCAAGGGGCCCAATCCTCTTACAAGATTTTCACCTGCATGAAAAACTTGCCCATTTCAACCGCGAAAGGATTCCCGAACGGGTTGTCCACGCAAAAGGAACAGGCGCATTCGGTAAATTCACCATTACCTATGATATCACAAAGTTCACCCGCGCTAAATTGTTCAGTAAAGTTGGCAATGAATGCCGCATACTTATCCGTTTCTCTACAGTTGGCGGTGAAAAAGGCAGTGCCGATACCGAACGGGACCCCAGGGGGTTTGCCGTGAAGTTTTATACGGAAGAAGGTAACTGGGATCTGGTCGGAAATAATACCCCGGTATTTTTTCTCAAAGACCCCAAGAAATTTCCCGACTTCATTCATACACAAAAGCGTGACCCGAAAACCAATCTGAAAAGCCCCACCATGATGTGGGATTTCTGGAGTCTGAACCCGGAAAGCCTCCACCAGGTAATGATCCTCTTCAGTGATCGCGGGACACCTTATAGTTACCGTAACATGCATGGTTTCGGCAGTCATACTTTCTCAATGATCGATGCAAAAAACGAAAGGGTATGGGTAAAATTCCATCTAAAAACACAGCAGGGAATCAAAAACTTTTCTGGTCCACAGGCCGATGAAATGCGTGGCAAAGATCCGGACTGGGCGCAGCGCGACCTGGTTGAAGCCATCGGCAAAGGCGATTTCCCGAAATGGAACATGAAAATCCAGGTAATGACTGAAGCCCAGGCAAAGACTTTCCGCTGGAACCCGTTTGATCTTTCGAAAATATGGCCGCACTCAGAGTATCCATTGATAGATGCCGGTGTCCTGGAACTCAATGAAATTCCGGCAAACTATTTTGCCGATGTGGAACAAGCCGCTTTCGCACCTTCCAACACCATCGACGGTATAGGCTTGTCGCCGGATAAAATGTTGCAGGGCCGTATCCTGGCTTATCCCGATGCACATCGTCACCGCCTGGGACCGAATTTCGAGCAAATCCCCGTTAACCGACCCATTTCCCCGGCACATAACCACCAGCGGGATGGTATGATGAGCGTGGATGGCAATGGTGGCAGCAGTCCCAATTATTTTCCGAACAGCTTTGACGATATCGTGGCTGATCCAAACTATAAAGAACCACCTTTAAAGCTCGGATGGGATGTTGCTGATACTTACAACCGCAACGAAAATGACGACGACCATTTCACTCAGCCCGGATTGCTTTTCAGGAAAGTTATGACTGAGCAGGAACGCCATAACACGATCAATAATTTTATCGGTGCGATGAGTGGCGTTGCCGGTCCTAAGCGGGATGAAATCATTTTACGGCAATTGAACCATTTTCATAAGGCAGATGCTGAACTTGCCGCAAAAGTGGCGCAAGGACTTAATTTTACCTTTAAGCCCTGACCGTTTTATTTGAAGCTGTCTCAAAAGTATTTTTTACTGCTTAGGCGCTGAGTCGCAGAGAAGGTTAAATTCTTCCCCGCTACCATGCCCCCATGCCTCTGAATTATCCACTATATTCTGAACATTTTTTTAATTGAAATGTTCTATGATCATTATTTAATACTTTGAAAAACTAATACAATGAAAAAAACACCGTTGTTTCTTACAATGATCATTTCCCTGGCATTCAGCATGCCATTTACAAAGGCACAACATGTCACAGGCCCCTTTCAGCTTACCCCGCTGCCCTATGCCTATGATGCCCTGGAACCGTATATTGACGCCCAAACGATGGAGATCCATCACACAAAGCACCTGCAGGCATATGTAAACAACCTGAACGCAGCCGTCAAAGGCACTGAAGCCGAAAAGATGACGCTGGAACAGATTATGGCCAGTACCAAAAAGTTCGATATAAAGGTCCGCAATAATGTTGGGGGCGTTTATAACCATAATCTTTATTTTGCCAATCTTTCTCCAAAGGGGGGCGGGCAGCCGACCGGTGAGCTCGCAACAGCCATTAAAATCGCTTTCGGGAATTTTGACAACATGAAGACCCAGCTCAACAACGCCGGGCTCACCCGCTTTGGTTCAGGCTGGGCTTGGCTTTATGTTACGAAAGATCACAAGCTGGCTATTTGTTCGACACCAAACCAGGATAATCCCTTGATGGACATTGCCGAATTCCCCGGCACACCGATCCTCGCCATCGATGTCTGGGAGCATGCCTATTACCTGGAATACCAGAATAAACGCGGTGATTACCTGAATGCCATCTGGAACGTGATCAACTGGGAAGAGGTCAGTAAGAGGTTTGCCGCGGCGAAGTAGAGCATGGGGGCATGGAAGCATGGAGGCATGGGAACTGCGAACCGCGAACCGCGAACTGGGAACCCCACCGGTCGACAGTATTAATTAGTTTATCGCAATCCTGATTGCTTTCCTGACCTCTCTTACCTTTCCGGCTTCCATGGATAAAAAGTAAATCCCACAGGGAAGGCATGATGTATCCCAGGTAAATTCATGGCTGCCCTTGGAAAGGCAACTGTCAACGATTGTTGCTATGGCAATCCCGAAAACATTAACTATCTGCAGGTGTACTTCCGAACTTTCGGGAAGTGTAAACTGAATGCGTGCATATTTCTTGAAAGGATTCGGCGTAATTTGCAGATGGATGCCATTCCTCCGGGCAATGGGATCAAATAAGCCCGAAGCGTTGATGAGCGGCTTTCCGGCTTCTGTCCAGGCCGAATAGATCAACTCCGCCATCGCATGGGAAGCCCGGCTGAACAAAGGCACGGTGAAACTCATTGATTTCTCCCACAGGGCTTGTTTGTATTCAGAAGATGATGTATTCCCTGCCACACCCCGGGCATAATCATCCGCTTCCATCACTGAGTCGACATAAGTATAATTTGAATAGAGGTAGTTAAAAACATACCCGTTCACATCTGTGACAAATGAGATGTCATCTCCCGGATAATTGATCTGGCCTATGTAAGCATTGATCATGGTCGATTCATAGCGTGAATGGATGCCGTTGTTGCCGCTATATTGTCCGCTGTAGTTCCGGGTAATATGCAGGGGCATATGCGCGTCAGCCACATAGTGCCCCAGGTCGGATGCAAAAAGGACCGCTTTCGCCCAGTCGCGGCGGAGAAAACAATCCACCAGCGAATCATAGGTCGTCAGCGTTGCCCAGGGCAATACCCCCTGGTCGATCACAAAGGACTCTCCATATAAAGCTACCACTGAATCATATGTCTGGGGAATCCTTCCTTCTGTGAGAAACCCGGGATAGTTATCGATATCGATATAATGCCGCGGCCCTTCGTTTGGGTCGGTTTCCTTACGGTCGTCGGCGTCTGAAGCATGTTCGGCAAGGGTAGTGGCCCAGGCTATGAACTGTTCCATTTCAAGGTTGAACGAAAGGGAAGCACAGTTGTTAATCTTATAATGCCCGGTATAGCCCCAGCTCATAAGGGCGAGAGACAGGGCAAGGAGGGAGAAGAGTATGATTTGTTGTTTTAGATATCGCATCAGATCTTTTAATTAATCAGCCAAATCTAAAGATTATTTCGAAGATGGAAGGTTTATTTTATTCACCACATAGGCACATAGAACATATTGATTAACACAATAGATTCTATGTGTTTTTCTCTTGTGCTCTATTGTGCCTATTGTGGTTAATTAAAGTATCTATTTAATAGCTATTTTTGATTAAAAAAAATGCGAACGCTTATTCTTACCATACTCATCTGCACTTTTACAACCCAGTCGTTTATAAGTTATTCCCAGCAAGCCCGCGGAACAATTGAAGACCTGGCTTCAACCCCTGATCTGGCCTGGAAATTTTCCTTACCGGCACCCGTTTTTTCTTCCCCTGCCCTTTCATCAGGATACCTGGTGTTTAGCAGTGCGGAAGGGATGGTTTATTGCCTTAAGGCTGGTGATTAATTCCTTATTTTTGATGGTTAATTGAAAAAGGCCTGGTGATAAACTGCGTAACAACAATTCACCGGTCAGGCAGGGTATCGTGTATAAACTGTGTAAAACACTGGTGATCTATCGAAACCCATTAAAAAAGTAAATCAGTGGACGCCGGACAATCCAAAGTAAAAAGCAAAAACATAAAAGATCTGTGGCTCCAATTGCACGCTAAGCTTAAAGCATTTATCTTGAATAAAGTACGGGATGAAGCCGCCGCTGAAGATCTGCTGCAGGAAATATTCATCAGGATTCATACCAGAATAGACACTCTTCAGAATGATTCAAAGATCCAGGCCTGGATCTATCAGATAACGCGCAATTTAATTTCCGACTATTTTATAAAAATTAAAAAGGAAAAGCAGCAATTGCCCGATCCCGACACGGAAGAACAGGATTCCTCCACCGAATATATGGCTGAAGCCTTGCGGGATATGGCCAACATGATGGATGATCTGCCGCCGGAATATTGTGAAGCATTGTGCCTTACCGAACTGGGAGGCATGAGCCAGAAATTGTATGCCGAAAAAATCGGTATCTCTTACTCCGGGGCAAAATCAAGGGTGCAAAGAGCCAAAATCATGATGAGAAATATGCTGATGAAATGCTGCCATTATCAATTCGATAAATACGGCACGGTCTTCGACATCCATCCCAAAAATTGCTGCTGCTGCCAGATGAGTGAAGAGTGAATAACGAAAAGTGAAAAGTTTTTGTTTTTCACTAGTTAAATGTTCTGCGTCTTTTTTGAAGACACCCCGTCTACATGAAAAAGGAAGTGTCTAATCTTAAAAGTTATCAAAATGGAACAGATCATTAAAATAGCAGGCTACATACTTGAATCATTCATCCACATCTGGCCTTACCTCTTGATAACAATACCACTGGCAGTGGTAGTCCAACAAACCGGGGCGGCAAAGCTGATTCATAAAGCGCTGAGCAAAAAACCCCTGGTTTCAATATTACTTGCAACGCTTGTCGGTGCCTTGAGCCCGTTTTGTTCCTGCGGGGTGATCCCGGTGATTTCCTCTTTGCTGATCGGGGGTGTGCCGCTTGCTCCTGTCATGTCATTCTGGATCGCCTCGCCTTCCATGGATCCCGAAATATTTTTCCTGAGCACAGCGGCAATTGGCTGGGAATTGTCGGTCTGGCGGCTGGCGGCCACCTTTGCAATCAGCCTGTCAGCCGGTTATATCACGTATCTCCTGGTACAGCAAGGCCTTCTCGGTAAAAATATTTTACGCACAAAAAATGTCGTAGTCCAGTTATCAGCTCTTCATCATTCCAATAAAAGTAAAGTGGCAGTAAATTGTTGTATTGCGGGAGAACAAGTGAATTCATGTCATTGTACTGAAATAACTGAAATGCCACCAAATCACCAAAACACTAAACATCACCAAAAAGTCAATATTAAACAAACAACTTTTGTGGGTTTTGGTGCTTTAGTGCTTTGGTGCCAGAAAATAAACTGCAAAAAACTGTTGAAAGAAACCTGGCAGGCCACCTCAATGGTGCTAAAATTCATGGGGATTGCATTTTTTATCAATGCCCTGATTACTTTTTATATTCCGCAGGACTTTCTTATTGATATTTTGAACGGCGACGGCGCTTTTTCAGTCGTTGTTGCCACTCTGGCTGGAATTCCCGCCTATACGACAAATATTACTGCATTGCCCCTAATAAGCGGGTTACTTAAACTTGGCATGAATCCCGGTGCTGCCCTTGCATTTTTAATCGCCGGGCCGGTAACGACTTTGCCTGCAATGGTTGCGGTTTGGGGTATTGCAAGTCGCAAAGTTTTCCTGTTATATTTATCGTTTTCGATTTTGGGATCTCTTCTGACAGGGTTGTTATTCAATATGGTAAATTGAAATAACATGCGTCTATCTGTCGTCCCGGGACTTACAATGATTCACCCTCTTTCTTACCCCGGATTTCATCCGGGGCTATTTTCACATCGCCCTTGCAGGACGTCAATGCGGACTCGTCTATGACCCATAAATAGAAATCGCTCTTTGCGAAGCTTTGCTTATTCTAAGCACAACTTGGCTTGATAACTCAAATATGTGAAGAATATGAATGCCAAAAAATGTATTTAAACCACTTTTTCTTAATTTTATGATGAATATTAAGAACCCTTATTTACATCATAACTTTTATCTCAATTCCACCATGAAACCATACAAAAATTGCCAGAGCTGCGGCATGCCAATGAAAAGGGATGCTGCCGGCGGCGGCACCAATGCCGACGGTACGAAAAACCTGATGTTTTGCAGCCATTGTTATAAGCTTGGGGCTTTTACTTCGCCCGATATGACAGTGGGTGAAATGAGAATCCGTGTTAAAGGGAAATTGAAAGAGATGGGATTCCCCGGGTTTCTGACCGGTTTCTTTACTTCGAATATTCCACGCCTGGAGCGGTGGAAAAATTAACAATTTCACTATGCCCGGCAAACATCAACCCAAACAGGCAAAAGACTGGAAAGACCGACTGGGGATCGTTTATTCGACCAACCCCGATTTTATTTTTGATAAAGGAAAAGGTGAAGAGCCGGATACCCTGCCCCCACAGCAGCAAAACCTGCTGGTCAGACTTGACCGTAAGCAGCGGAAAGGCAAATCGGTCACACTGATAAAAGGCTTTATTGGAAATGAGGAAGACCTGAAAGAGCTGTCGAAAAAGCTGAAATCCAGATTTGGAG encodes the following:
- a CDS encoding zinc ribbon domain-containing protein, which gives rise to MKPYKNCQSCGMPMKRDAAGGGTNADGTKNLMFCSHCYKLGAFTSPDMTVGEMRIRVKGKLKEMGFPGFLTGFFTSNIPRLERWKN
- a CDS encoding translation initiation factor, coding for MPGKHQPKQAKDWKDRLGIVYSTNPDFIFDKGKGEEPDTLPPQQQNLLVRLDRKQRKGKSVTLIKGFIGNEEDLKELSKKLKSRFGVGGSAKDGEIIIQGDFVQRVIEYLLTEKYKVKKSGG